One genomic segment of Alphaproteobacteria bacterium HT1-32 includes these proteins:
- the ychF gene encoding redox-regulated ATPase YchF encodes MGFNCGIVGLPNVGKSTLFNALTNTAAAEAANYPFCTIEPNTGRVSVPDPRLDKLAAIAKSAKILPTQLEFVDIAGLVRGASKGEGLGNQFLANIRETDAILHVVRCFEDGDITHVDGSVDPVRDIETIETELMLADLESVERRIQAAIKRARGNDKEAKADIELLEAVQKLLIDGTPARALKVDRDDRARFRNFQLLSSKPVLYVCNVEEDAAGAGNKFSQAVADYAASTSAECVVISAAIESEVAQLGDEAEKQEYLESLGLEETGLARVIRAGYSLLDLVTFFTVGPKEARAWTLKSGSTAPRAAGVIHTDFEKGFIRAETIAYDDYIAGNGEQGAKDAGRMRLEGKEYVVADGDVMHFRFNV; translated from the coding sequence ATGGGGTTCAATTGTGGAATTGTCGGGCTGCCGAATGTTGGTAAATCGACCCTGTTCAATGCGCTGACCAATACAGCAGCCGCAGAGGCGGCGAATTATCCGTTCTGCACGATCGAGCCGAATACCGGGCGCGTATCCGTGCCGGACCCCCGCCTCGACAAACTGGCGGCTATTGCGAAGTCAGCAAAAATTCTGCCGACCCAGCTGGAATTCGTCGATATCGCCGGTCTGGTGCGTGGTGCCTCAAAAGGTGAGGGGCTGGGCAACCAGTTCCTTGCCAATATTCGTGAAACCGATGCGATCCTGCATGTGGTGCGCTGTTTTGAAGATGGCGATATCACGCATGTTGATGGTTCGGTCGACCCGGTTCGCGATATCGAGACGATTGAAACCGAACTGATGCTGGCCGATCTGGAAAGTGTCGAACGTCGCATACAGGCGGCGATCAAACGTGCCCGGGGTAACGACAAGGAAGCGAAGGCAGATATCGAACTGCTCGAAGCCGTCCAGAAGCTGCTGATTGATGGTACGCCGGCCCGTGCCCTGAAGGTGGATCGTGATGATCGCGCCCGGTTCCGCAATTTCCAGCTGCTGTCTTCCAAGCCGGTTCTCTATGTCTGTAATGTTGAAGAAGATGCCGCCGGTGCCGGGAACAAGTTCTCGCAGGCCGTGGCAGATTATGCAGCCTCGACATCAGCCGAATGCGTGGTGATTTCCGCAGCGATTGAGTCCGAAGTCGCACAGCTGGGTGATGAGGCGGAGAAACAGGAATATCTGGAGTCCCTCGGACTGGAAGAAACGGGCCTCGCCCGGGTGATCCGGGCAGGGTACAGCCTGCTTGATCTGGTGACTTTCTTTACCGTGGGCCCGAAGGAAGCACGGGCCTGGACACTGAAAAGCGGCTCCACGGCACCGCGTGCCGCCGGAGTGATTCATACGGATTTCGAGAAAGGCTTCATCCGGGCCGAGACCATTGCCTATGACGATTATATCGCGGGCAATGGCGAACAGGGGGCCAAGGATGCCGGTCGTATGCGGCTTGAAGGCAAGGAATATGTGGTTGCCGACGGCGACGTCATGCATTTCCGCTTTAACGTATAA
- the prs gene encoding ribose-phosphate diphosphokinase, which yields MKILACNSNRPLAEAISASLKLPLTKASVRRFSDMEVFVEIQENVRGEDVFVIQSTCSPANDNLMELLVCLDALRRGSARRVTAVIPYFGYARQDRKSGPRTPISAKLVANLITTAGADRVLTMDLHAGQIQGFFDIPVDNLYAAPVFSADIEAKHKGDDLVIVSPDVGGVVRARVIAKRLEADLAIIDKRRERAGVSEVMNIIGEVEGRRCILIDDIVDSAGTLCNAAVALREAGATAVSAYVTHGVLSGGAVARVTSSPLESLVTTDSIPATEAVRVAQNMRHISIAPLMAEAITRISSESSVSSLFD from the coding sequence ATGAAAATACTGGCCTGCAACAGTAACCGTCCGTTGGCGGAAGCGATTTCTGCGTCACTCAAGCTGCCCTTGACCAAGGCCAGCGTCCGGCGCTTCTCCGATATGGAGGTCTTTGTCGAAATTCAGGAGAATGTGCGTGGGGAGGATGTATTTGTTATCCAGTCCACCTGTTCCCCGGCAAACGACAACCTGATGGAACTTCTGGTATGCCTTGATGCGCTGCGGCGTGGCTCGGCCCGCCGCGTGACGGCGGTAATCCCCTATTTCGGCTATGCCCGGCAGGACCGCAAGTCCGGCCCGCGAACACCGATCTCGGCGAAGCTGGTTGCCAACCTGATCACCACCGCCGGTGCTGACCGGGTGCTGACCATGGATCTTCACGCCGGGCAGATTCAGGGTTTCTTCGATATCCCTGTTGATAATCTTTACGCCGCACCGGTTTTCTCGGCTGATATTGAAGCCAAGCACAAGGGTGACGATCTGGTTATCGTCTCCCCGGATGTTGGCGGTGTTGTCCGCGCCCGCGTCATTGCCAAGCGGCTTGAAGCCGATCTCGCCATTATCGACAAGCGCCGCGAACGTGCCGGTGTGTCGGAAGTCATGAACATCATTGGTGAGGTTGAAGGACGTCGCTGTATCCTGATCGATGATATCGTCGATTCGGCCGGTACGCTCTGCAATGCAGCTGTGGCGCTTCGTGAAGCCGGTGCAACGGCAGTCTCAGCCTATGTCACGCATGGCGTGCTGTCGGGTGGTGCTGTGGCCCGTGTAACCTCTTCTCCGCTGGAGAGCCTGGTGACCACGGATTCCATTCCGGCGACCGAGGCGGTGCGTGTTGCGCAGAACATGCGTCACATTTCCATTGCCCCGCTGATGGCGGAAGCCATCACCCGGATCAGCTCTGAAAGCTCCGTTTCCAGCCTGTTCGACTGA
- a CDS encoding prolipoprotein diacylglyceryl transferase: MPFPDIDPVIFSIGPFAIRWYALAYISGLILGWLYVRRIAATPPANVDKVRVDDFLVWATFGVILGGRLGYVLFYKPAYYLSNPAEILMVWQGGMSFHGGFLGVIVATILFCRRHQINTLAFGDTIACAAPIGLFFGRIANFINGELFGRVTDSSWGVVFPHGGPLPRHPSQLYEAVLEGAVLFVLMFLLRRSTDIRQTPGALCGVFLAGYGVARFIVEFFRQPDAHLGFLFAGATMGQLLSLPMIVIGLAVIVITRRRRVS, encoded by the coding sequence ATGCCCTTCCCCGATATTGATCCCGTTATCTTTTCCATCGGGCCGTTTGCCATCCGCTGGTATGCGCTGGCCTATATATCCGGTCTGATTCTGGGCTGGCTGTATGTGCGCCGGATTGCCGCGACGCCGCCGGCAAATGTCGACAAGGTTCGGGTCGATGACTTTCTGGTCTGGGCAACTTTCGGGGTGATTCTGGGCGGCCGGCTGGGTTATGTGCTGTTTTACAAACCGGCCTATTATCTCTCGAACCCGGCTGAAATTCTCATGGTCTGGCAGGGGGGCATGTCGTTCCATGGCGGGTTTCTGGGGGTCATTGTGGCGACGATCCTGTTTTGCCGCCGCCACCAGATCAACACACTGGCCTTTGGCGACACCATCGCCTGCGCGGCGCCGATTGGCCTGTTCTTCGGGCGTATCGCGAATTTCATCAATGGCGAGCTGTTTGGCCGGGTGACGGATTCCAGCTGGGGTGTCGTGTTTCCGCACGGGGGACCGCTGCCGCGTCATCCCAGCCAGCTGTATGAAGCGGTACTGGAAGGGGCGGTGCTGTTCGTGCTGATGTTCCTGCTGCGCCGGAGCACGGATATCCGCCAGACGCCGGGGGCGCTCTGTGGAGTGTTTCTTGCCGGATACGGGGTTGCCCGTTTTATTGTCGAATTCTTCCGTCAGCCGGATGCTCATCTGGGCTTTCTGTTTGCCGGGGCGACCATGGGGCAGTTGCTGTCGCTGCCGATGATCGTTATCGGACTGGCCGTCATTGTCATCACGCGCCGTCGCCGGGTGTCGTGA
- a CDS encoding trypsin-like serine protease translates to MHIKKVILVCTLMMFTLGGCATSRSIGGNFENYKETFLGTIHLETGRASGKVSGVISPGGMQCTGTMRRDRSNNLVDSKCDQDAGTVSLSCQDGRRLLATWAADDCVSGYGRGADQNGNKLEIWYDRNVGLVQGQVATMDARKAGFPSLPPVAKSGSTSPPKGGGSGTGSGFFITDDGHFVTNHHVIKDAVRISVRTPDGKWRPARLLREDPSNDLAIGTIDTPSYALPLGVARDIRRGDDLVVLGYPQPQSQGQEQKAVFGRINSVNGLGDDVRYFQMDAPIQSGNSGGPVINLFGEVIGVATLSLVRDVGGRERITDVHYAAKPAYLMPLVRAEGIQNDVRLSGRGRKMSMADIAERLKDGVVLIFVEK, encoded by the coding sequence TTGCATATCAAAAAGGTCATTCTTGTCTGCACCCTGATGATGTTCACTCTGGGCGGATGCGCAACATCGCGTAGCATTGGCGGGAATTTCGAGAACTATAAAGAAACTTTTCTCGGTACAATCCATCTTGAGACCGGCAGAGCGTCGGGGAAAGTCAGTGGCGTCATCAGTCCCGGCGGCATGCAATGTACCGGGACAATGAGAAGGGACCGTTCCAACAACTTAGTAGACTCGAAATGCGATCAAGACGCTGGTACGGTTTCTTTGTCCTGCCAGGATGGACGTCGTTTGCTGGCTACCTGGGCGGCAGATGACTGCGTTTCCGGATACGGTCGGGGAGCCGATCAGAATGGTAACAAGCTGGAAATCTGGTACGATAGGAACGTCGGTCTTGTACAGGGGCAAGTCGCTACGATGGATGCCCGCAAGGCCGGTTTTCCCTCTCTGCCTCCGGTCGCGAAAAGCGGATCAACCTCACCACCCAAGGGTGGTGGCAGCGGGACCGGCAGTGGCTTCTTCATCACGGATGATGGCCATTTCGTCACCAATCATCATGTCATCAAAGACGCAGTCCGGATTTCCGTCCGGACACCGGATGGCAAATGGCGCCCGGCCCGGCTGCTGCGTGAGGATCCGTCCAACGATCTGGCGATCGGAACGATAGACACCCCTTCCTATGCCCTGCCTCTGGGCGTGGCCCGCGATATCCGCCGGGGGGATGATCTGGTTGTGCTCGGCTATCCGCAGCCACAGAGTCAGGGGCAGGAGCAGAAGGCGGTGTTCGGGCGTATCAACTCTGTTAACGGGCTGGGCGACGATGTCCGCTACTTCCAGATGGATGCGCCGATTCAATCCGGAAATTCGGGCGGACCGGTAATCAATCTGTTCGGTGAGGTCATCGGGGTTGCGACCCTGTCACTTGTCAGGGACGTGGGCGGACGGGAGCGGATTACCGATGTTCATTACGCGGCAAAGCCTGCCTATCTGATGCCGCTGGTACGTGCCGAAGGGATACAGAATGATGTCCGGTTGAGCGGGCGGGGACGAAAGATGTCGATGGCGGATATCGCAGAGCGCCTGAAAGATGGCGTCGTTCTGATTTTCGTTGAAAAGTGA
- a CDS encoding accessory factor UbiK family protein yields MQSQNKIFEDLSRVASGALGSFTGLKQELDALVRERLERILADMDLASREELEVARAMAAKARDEQETLLTRVAELENRVAELESRKESSPAKKPARKAPNTKKST; encoded by the coding sequence ATGCAATCGCAGAACAAGATTTTTGAGGATCTTTCGAGGGTGGCGTCGGGCGCCCTCGGGTCTTTTACCGGGTTGAAGCAGGAACTGGACGCGCTGGTCCGTGAGCGGCTGGAGCGGATTCTGGCTGACATGGACCTGGCGTCGCGGGAAGAGCTGGAGGTCGCACGGGCAATGGCGGCGAAAGCGCGGGATGAGCAGGAAACCCTGCTGACCCGAGTCGCGGAACTGGAGAATCGAGTCGCTGAACTCGAGTCCCGAAAAGAGTCAAGTCCGGCGAAAAAACCCGCCCGGAAAGCACCAAATACAAAAAAATCGACCTGA
- a CDS encoding dienelactone hydrolase family protein: MGEWLKLTAEDGFELKAYRADPAGTPKGGLVIIMEIFGVNSHIRSVCDRFAEAGYSAVAPAVYDRIERDFEVGYSPDDIAAGREMKGKADWDDMVKDSRAAFRLLADEGKKVGIVGFCMGGTVAWLGATRIEGMAGAVGYYGGQITQFLDETPGCPALLHFGEFDHGIPLTDVDKIRQAHPDVPVNIYPADHGFNCDQRGSYHADSAKTAMGRTLDFFAKTIG, from the coding sequence ATGGGCGAATGGCTGAAACTGACGGCGGAAGACGGTTTTGAACTGAAAGCCTACCGCGCTGACCCGGCTGGCACGCCGAAGGGCGGGCTGGTTATCATCATGGAAATTTTTGGCGTAAACAGCCATATCCGGTCGGTCTGTGACCGTTTTGCAGAAGCCGGCTACAGCGCCGTGGCGCCAGCCGTCTATGACCGTATCGAACGTGACTTTGAAGTCGGCTATTCACCGGATGATATTGCCGCCGGGCGTGAAATGAAGGGAAAAGCAGACTGGGACGACATGGTGAAAGATAGCCGTGCCGCCTTCAGGCTGCTGGCGGATGAGGGCAAGAAGGTCGGCATTGTCGGTTTCTGCATGGGCGGTACTGTTGCCTGGCTGGGGGCAACGCGCATCGAAGGCATGGCTGGTGCGGTCGGTTACTACGGTGGCCAGATTACCCAGTTCCTCGACGAAACCCCGGGCTGCCCCGCCCTGTTGCATTTCGGCGAATTCGATCACGGCATTCCGCTGACCGATGTAGACAAGATCCGTCAGGCACACCCCGACGTGCCGGTGAATATCTATCCGGCAGACCATGGCTTCAACTGCGATCAGCGCGGCAGCTATCACGCTGACAGTGCTAAAACAGCCATGGGCCGTACTCTGGATTTCTTCGCTAAAACGATTGGCTAG
- a CDS encoding class I SAM-dependent methyltransferase, with product MAEVLMHPVHGYYVAREPFGAAGDFITAPDISQMFGELIGAWMAHAWMQAGSPSPFALVELGPGRGALMADLLRATRGVPGFHEAAHLHLVEASSSLRAVQQERLADHAPVWLGRVADLPELPLFIIGNEFLDALPVRQFVRQAGGASAGWAEICVGSDGERFHYARKPAPDAALLIDPALADVPAETVVEICPAARSVARDIATGLQERGGAALLIDYGYVGPLPGDSFQAMAGHAFVDPLKNPGQADLTAHVDFGAIQKVFADSGIKNTAIATQGDWLRALGIESRLAVLAGKAGPEQVVRLKSGCDRLIGDEGMGKLFKVFGATSDRTSTLPGFG from the coding sequence ATGGCCGAGGTGCTGATGCATCCGGTTCATGGTTATTATGTCGCTCGTGAGCCTTTCGGCGCTGCCGGTGATTTCATCACGGCACCTGATATTTCGCAGATGTTTGGCGAGTTGATTGGTGCCTGGATGGCCCATGCCTGGATGCAGGCGGGATCACCATCACCTTTCGCGCTGGTCGAACTCGGTCCCGGCCGGGGCGCGCTGATGGCTGATCTGCTGCGGGCAACGCGGGGCGTGCCGGGATTTCATGAGGCGGCGCACCTGCATCTGGTTGAGGCCAGCAGCAGCCTGCGGGCGGTGCAGCAGGAACGGCTCGCAGATCATGCGCCGGTCTGGCTCGGCCGGGTGGCTGACCTGCCGGAGTTGCCGTTATTCATCATCGGTAATGAATTCCTCGACGCCCTGCCGGTCCGCCAGTTTGTCCGTCAGGCCGGGGGAGCGTCGGCAGGCTGGGCGGAAATCTGTGTCGGGTCAGACGGAGAGCGGTTTCATTATGCCCGTAAACCCGCCCCGGATGCGGCCCTGCTGATTGATCCTGCCCTCGCTGATGTCCCGGCTGAAACCGTGGTGGAAATTTGTCCGGCAGCCCGGTCTGTCGCCCGTGATATCGCAACCGGTCTTCAGGAGCGCGGCGGGGCGGCGCTGCTGATCGATTACGGTTATGTCGGTCCGCTGCCCGGCGACAGCTTTCAGGCGATGGCGGGTCATGCCTTTGTCGACCCGTTGAAAAACCCCGGACAGGCGGACCTGACAGCGCATGTGGATTTTGGGGCAATTCAGAAGGTATTTGCCGACTCGGGCATCAAAAATACGGCAATTGCGACGCAGGGTGACTGGTTGCGAGCACTGGGTATCGAATCGCGTCTGGCCGTTCTGGCGGGGAAAGCCGGGCCGGAACAGGTGGTGCGGCTGAAATCTGGGTGCGACCGCTTGATTGGCGATGAGGGAATGGGCAAATTGTTCAAGGTGTTTGGCGCGACATCAGATCGCACTTCAACCTTACCCGGTTTCGGATGA
- the pgeF gene encoding peptidoglycan editing factor PgeF, with protein sequence MIQFPELSADPSIRHGFFTREGGVSGGIYSSLNCGFGSDDENQSVAENRRRVAEAMGAETSSALLTVYQVHSPDVVTVEEGWSPDAAPKADAMVTRKPGFVLGILSADCAPVLFADTEAGVVGAAHAGWRGAFTGVTDATIDAMEALGARADRIRTAIGPCIGPESYEVGAEFRERFVVDSTANDRYFAAGQRPDKFMFNLPGYIRDRLNARGVAGVEGGHHDTLPDAQKYFSYRRTTLAGEPDYGRMIAAISLPGHG encoded by the coding sequence ATGATCCAGTTTCCAGAGCTTTCAGCAGACCCCTCGATCCGCCACGGCTTCTTCACCCGTGAAGGCGGCGTGTCCGGCGGTATCTACTCATCGCTCAATTGCGGCTTCGGCTCTGACGATGAAAATCAGTCTGTGGCAGAGAACCGGCGGCGTGTGGCGGAAGCCATGGGCGCTGAAACCTCCTCGGCCCTGCTGACCGTCTATCAGGTGCATAGCCCGGATGTGGTGACGGTCGAGGAAGGCTGGTCGCCGGATGCGGCCCCGAAGGCCGACGCCATGGTTACCCGGAAGCCGGGATTTGTGCTGGGGATCCTGTCGGCAGACTGCGCGCCCGTGCTGTTCGCTGATACGGAAGCCGGTGTCGTTGGTGCGGCCCATGCAGGCTGGCGCGGTGCCTTTACCGGTGTCACCGATGCAACAATTGATGCGATGGAGGCACTGGGCGCACGGGCGGATCGTATCCGCACCGCCATCGGCCCCTGCATCGGGCCTGAGTCATATGAGGTCGGGGCAGAGTTCCGTGAACGGTTTGTTGTCGATAGCACAGCGAACGACCGGTATTTCGCCGCTGGTCAGCGGCCGGACAAGTTCATGTTCAACCTGCCGGGCTATATCCGGGACCGGCTCAACGCACGTGGCGTCGCGGGCGTTGAGGGTGGCCATCATGATACCCTGCCGGATGCACAGAAATATTTCAGCTACCGGCGGACGACACTGGCCGGTGAGCCGGATTACGGGCGGATGATCGCCGCCATCAGCCTGCCGGGTCATGGGTAA
- the pcaQ gene encoding pca operon transcription factor PcaQ, with protein MMPDRMTISGGVAIRHGGGSQMIENGIKIRHLRCFREIVRFGSIKKAADVLSISQPAVSKTLSDLEALLGVQLMKRSRRGFTLTGEGAQFLDKVDAALSSLRSCIESVTTPHVSEREIIRVGFLPAAGGSLIPDAVREHLQFNESHNFRIIAAPTPDLLERLRLGDLDFVVGHLSEPSHMHGLNFEYLYSECIGFVVRPGHPFLSTSPFDLQQLVNCSVLMPGPEAIISADVERFLLSKGIRDIPYRIECASHMFGINFTRATDAVWITSDGAIENDIREGRLGRLDVDTPDTTAAVGLTTRSSSPVHPAAREFMDILRKSTGGLLS; from the coding sequence ATGATGCCGGACAGAATGACTATCTCCGGCGGGGTAGCTATCCGTCATGGGGGAGGGTCACAGATGATTGAGAACGGCATAAAAATCCGCCATCTCCGGTGTTTCCGGGAAATCGTCCGCTTCGGCAGTATCAAGAAAGCAGCCGATGTGCTGTCCATCAGCCAGCCGGCTGTCTCAAAAACCCTCAGCGATCTGGAGGCGCTTCTCGGGGTTCAGCTGATGAAGCGAAGCCGGCGCGGGTTCACCCTGACCGGCGAAGGCGCGCAGTTTCTCGACAAGGTGGATGCCGCATTGTCTTCGCTGCGTTCCTGTATCGAAAGTGTCACGACACCGCATGTCAGCGAGCGCGAAATCATCCGGGTCGGCTTCCTGCCGGCAGCAGGTGGCAGTCTCATACCCGACGCTGTACGCGAACATCTGCAATTCAATGAGAGCCATAACTTCCGGATCATTGCTGCGCCGACACCGGATTTGCTGGAACGGTTGCGTCTGGGTGATCTCGATTTTGTCGTGGGCCATCTGTCCGAGCCTTCCCATATGCACGGACTGAACTTTGAATATCTGTATTCCGAATGCATCGGTTTTGTGGTCAGGCCCGGACATCCCTTTCTCAGCACATCCCCTTTCGACCTTCAGCAACTGGTCAATTGCAGTGTTCTGATGCCAGGGCCCGAAGCCATCATTTCTGCCGATGTGGAACGTTTTTTGCTGTCGAAAGGCATCCGGGACATACCCTACCGGATAGAATGCGCGTCCCACATGTTCGGCATCAATTTCACCCGGGCCACCGATGCTGTCTGGATCACCTCGGACGGGGCGATCGAAAATGATATCAGGGAAGGGCGGCTGGGGCGGCTTGATGTCGACACCCCGGACACCACGGCGGCAGTCGGTCTCACAACCCGAAGTTCCAGCCCGGTCCACCCGGCAGCCCGCGAATTCATGGATATACTCCGGAAATCAACGGGAGGGCTTCTCTCCTGA
- a CDS encoding 50S ribosomal protein L25/general stress protein Ctc, producing the protein MAATATFTAEPRDQVGKGAARAVRRTGKVPGVIYGDGKAAVSLSMDKKELAMALNNPGFFNTICEVTVGKENYRVLPKDVQLHPVSDQALHIDFLRIGKNTKLHVDIPVVFEGEEQSRGLKAGGVLNIVRHEVAVICNPDDLPEALILDVSAGEIGDSLHVSAITLPKGVELQITDRDFTIATIAAPSVMPADDEEEDEAEGDEEDGAEEDGEDKEDE; encoded by the coding sequence ATGGCGGCTACAGCAACATTTACGGCTGAACCGCGCGATCAGGTTGGCAAGGGGGCCGCCCGCGCAGTTCGACGAACTGGCAAGGTGCCAGGGGTGATTTACGGTGACGGCAAGGCAGCGGTATCGCTGTCCATGGACAAAAAAGAACTGGCCATGGCGCTGAACAATCCGGGCTTTTTCAACACGATCTGTGAAGTGACCGTGGGCAAGGAAAACTATCGGGTTCTGCCGAAAGACGTGCAGCTTCACCCGGTCAGCGATCAGGCCCTGCATATCGACTTCCTGCGTATCGGCAAGAATACCAAACTGCATGTTGATATTCCTGTCGTGTTCGAAGGTGAAGAACAGTCCCGTGGCCTGAAGGCCGGCGGTGTTCTCAACATCGTGCGTCACGAAGTTGCGGTTATCTGTAATCCGGACGATCTGCCGGAAGCCCTGATCCTCGACGTATCTGCCGGTGAAATCGGTGACAGCCTGCATGTCAGCGCGATCACCCTGCCGAAGGGCGTTGAACTCCAGATTACGGATCGTGACTTCACGATCGCGACGATTGCGGCTCCGTCTGTCATGCCTGCTGATGACGAAGAAGAAGATGAAGCAGAAGGCGATGAAGAAGATGGTGCAGAAGAAGATGGCGAGGACAAGGAAGACGAGTGA
- the rfaD gene encoding ADP-glyceromanno-heptose 6-epimerase: MIIVTGGAGFIGSNILAALEARGENELVVVDRLRDGDKWRNVAKRELMDIVSPDDFPAFLDHVDPSEVDGIFHMGAISTTTETDADKIICNNFDLTRRLWRWCVAHGTRLIYASSAATYGGGEAGFVDDASIEALAKLQPLNPYGWSKHLFDRRVARMLASGEAAPPQWAGLKFFNVYGPNEYHKGGQKSVVAHLFPRASEGAPARLFRSHHPDYEDGGQLRDFVSVDDCVDVMMWLWDNPRVSGLFNCGTGQCRSFADLARAVYSALDKPIDLEFVDTPESIRDKYQYYTQADMTKLRDAGYDRQFTSLEAGVARYVNDFLSKDDPYR; this comes from the coding sequence ATGATTATTGTAACCGGCGGCGCAGGTTTTATTGGCTCGAACATTCTGGCGGCGCTTGAGGCGCGGGGGGAGAATGAACTGGTGGTGGTCGACCGTCTGCGGGATGGCGACAAGTGGCGGAATGTTGCGAAGCGGGAACTGATGGACATCGTCAGCCCGGACGATTTCCCGGCATTTCTGGATCATGTCGATCCGTCTGAAGTTGACGGCATCTTTCATATGGGCGCGATCTCCACGACGACGGAGACCGATGCCGACAAGATCATCTGCAACAATTTTGACCTGACGCGCCGGCTGTGGCGCTGGTGCGTGGCGCATGGCACGCGGCTGATCTATGCCTCGTCAGCGGCGACCTATGGCGGGGGTGAGGCCGGGTTTGTCGATGATGCCTCCATCGAGGCACTGGCGAAGTTGCAGCCGCTGAATCCTTACGGCTGGTCGAAGCATCTGTTCGATCGCCGGGTGGCCCGGATGCTGGCAAGCGGCGAGGCGGCACCGCCGCAATGGGCCGGGCTGAAGTTCTTCAATGTCTATGGCCCGAATGAATATCATAAGGGCGGGCAGAAAAGCGTCGTGGCGCACCTGTTCCCGCGGGCCAGCGAAGGCGCGCCGGCCCGGCTGTTTCGCTCTCATCATCCGGATTACGAGGATGGTGGTCAGCTGCGGGATTTCGTCAGCGTCGACGATTGCGTCGATGTGATGATGTGGCTGTGGGATAATCCCAGGGTCAGCGGTCTGTTCAACTGCGGTACGGGTCAGTGCCGGTCTTTCGCCGATCTGGCGCGGGCCGTCTACAGCGCACTCGACAAGCCGATTGATCTGGAATTTGTCGATACGCCAGAGTCGATCCGTGACAAATATCAGTATTACACTCAGGCTGACATGACCAAACTGCGGGATGCCGGATACGACCGTCAGTTCACCAGCCTTGAGGCCGGGGTGGCGCGTTACGTCAACGACTTCCTCAGCAAAGACGACCCGTATCGTTAA
- a CDS encoding aminoacyl-tRNA hydrolase, with translation MFLLAGLGNPGEKYRDNRHNVGFMAVDEIIHRHRFSAPRSRFQGSVAEGEIAGEKVLALKPMTFMNKSGQSVAAAAKFYKLPREKVIVIYDELDLAPGKVRVKIGGGAGGHNGIRDIDNQFGKDYWRVRIGIGHPGDKDRVMSHVLGDFGKADREWLFPVLEAISGEIHLMVGGDHEAFMSRVAHRVGPVKPVASKKEA, from the coding sequence TTGTTCCTGCTAGCGGGCCTTGGCAATCCCGGCGAGAAATACCGGGATAATCGACATAATGTCGGGTTTATGGCGGTGGATGAAATCATCCACCGCCATCGCTTTTCTGCGCCCCGGAGTCGGTTCCAGGGCAGCGTTGCAGAAGGCGAAATTGCCGGCGAGAAGGTTCTGGCACTGAAGCCAATGACCTTCATGAACAAATCCGGTCAGTCTGTTGCCGCCGCTGCGAAATTCTACAAGCTGCCGCGTGAGAAGGTTATCGTTATCTATGACGAGCTGGATCTTGCGCCCGGCAAGGTACGGGTGAAGATCGGCGGTGGTGCCGGTGGCCATAATGGTATCCGTGATATCGATAATCAGTTCGGCAAGGATTACTGGCGGGTCCGGATCGGTATCGGGCATCCCGGCGACAAGGACCGGGTCATGAGCCATGTCCTTGGTGACTTCGGAAAAGCCGATCGCGAGTGGTTGTTTCCTGTGCTGGAGGCAATCTCCGGCGAAATTCATCTGATGGTCGGTGGTGACCACGAAGCATTCATGAGCCGTGTGGCGCACCGGGTTGGCCCGGTGAAGCCTGTGGCGTCAAAGAAAGAGGCGTGA